A single region of the Gemmatimonadota bacterium genome encodes:
- a CDS encoding Do family serine endopeptidase: protein MHCWIKLGSASRKGRSSMKEKRKFGSLAAAALLVTGMVLGALFISNWDASVAERDVYRSITPVVAADQRSLQDFSETFATIAERVKPSVVLIESKRTVRQAQARRFWSPFEEFFGGRQQPDVQPRPFSGVGSGVIVSEDGYILTNNHVVEDAEKLTVQLIDEREAEAEIVGLDPRTDLAVIKVDLDELSVLPFGDSDKLRVGEWVMAVGNPLGRNHTVTAGIVSAKGRNRVLPVDGSYENFIQTDAAINPGNSGGALVDLEGNLMGINTAIATRTGGYQGIGFAVPANMARDIMTRLVEDGRISRGYLGVGISDLDDVVAESMGLDGTDGAVISTITNDGPARDSDLQVEDVIVGVDGVDVENSDDLRKRIASIAPGTEVELEVIRDGEPVTVAIELGELPDGDPSRTSSREDSRERSPASNLGIDVMDVTREWSRFYESGSGVVITQVRSGSVAEDKNLQRGDLIREVNGESVSSVQEFLGIVRQFEAGQAIRFRIQRGDAQFLVGLRIPEE from the coding sequence ATGCATTGTTGGATCAAGTTGGGTTCAGCCAGCAGAAAAGGGAGATCGAGCATGAAGGAGAAAAGGAAGTTCGGTAGCCTGGCCGCCGCGGCGTTGCTCGTCACGGGCATGGTGCTCGGGGCACTGTTCATTTCCAACTGGGACGCATCCGTTGCAGAACGGGACGTATACCGGTCGATCACGCCGGTCGTGGCTGCTGACCAGCGATCGCTTCAGGATTTCAGTGAAACTTTCGCCACCATAGCCGAGCGGGTGAAGCCTTCGGTGGTGCTGATCGAGAGTAAACGGACGGTCAGGCAAGCGCAGGCGCGTCGGTTCTGGAGTCCCTTCGAGGAGTTCTTCGGCGGCCGGCAGCAGCCCGATGTCCAACCCAGGCCGTTCTCGGGGGTGGGATCCGGGGTCATCGTGTCGGAAGACGGCTACATCCTGACGAACAACCACGTGGTGGAAGACGCGGAAAAACTGACCGTTCAACTGATCGACGAGCGCGAGGCGGAAGCGGAGATTGTCGGCCTGGATCCCCGAACCGATCTGGCTGTCATCAAAGTGGATCTCGATGAACTGTCCGTGCTGCCCTTCGGCGATTCAGACAAGCTGCGCGTGGGCGAATGGGTCATGGCCGTGGGCAATCCCCTGGGACGGAACCACACCGTCACGGCCGGAATCGTCAGCGCAAAAGGCAGGAACAGAGTGCTGCCGGTTGACGGCTCTTACGAAAACTTCATCCAGACGGACGCAGCCATCAACCCCGGGAACAGCGGCGGCGCCCTTGTCGACCTGGAAGGAAACCTCATGGGCATTAACACGGCCATCGCAACCCGGACCGGCGGGTACCAGGGCATCGGTTTCGCGGTACCGGCCAATATGGCCCGTGACATCATGACCCGGCTGGTTGAGGATGGACGCATAAGCCGAGGGTACCTGGGTGTTGGGATCAGTGATTTAGATGATGTCGTGGCCGAATCCATGGGGCTCGATGGTACTGACGGAGCGGTGATCAGCACGATCACCAACGACGGGCCGGCGAGAGATTCCGACCTCCAGGTAGAGGACGTGATCGTCGGGGTTGATGGCGTAGACGTGGAGAACTCGGACGACCTTCGCAAACGGATCGCGAGTATCGCACCGGGTACGGAAGTGGAACTCGAGGTTATCCGTGACGGCGAACCCGTGACGGTCGCGATCGAACTGGGCGAATTGCCCGACGGAGATCCCTCGCGTACCTCGTCGAGGGAGGATTCGCGAGAAAGAAGTCCCGCGAGCAACCTCGGCATCGATGTCATGGATGTTACCCGGGAATGGAGTCGTTTCTACGAATCGGGTTCGGGCGTGGTAATCACTCAGGTGCGATCGGGCAGCGTGGCCGAGGACAAGAACCTTCAGCGGGGCGACCTGATCCGCGAGGTGAACGGCGAATCCGTGTCCAGCGTACAGGAATTCCTCGGAATTGTCCGGCAGTTCGAAGCCGGCCAGGCGATCCGCTTCAGGATTCAGCGAGGCGACGCACAATTCCTGGTGGGGCTGCGGATTCCCGAAGAATAA
- a CDS encoding 2,3-bisphosphoglycerate-independent phosphoglycerate mutase, with protein sequence MNAPVALVILDGWGIAPRGDANAVLLAETPNFDRLWQQYSHTMLSASGEDVGLPPGIMGNSEVGHLNLGAGRVVRQEVSRINESIDDGSFFENAALVEVLERLRGTGGRLHLLGLTSDGLVHSAEKHYLALLEMARRRGLTGDRVLVHAILDGRDTSPRSAPAYLETLQEAIERLGVSRIATVTGRYYAMDRDNRWERVRRAYELFTVGKGYRAGTVAEAVQAAYDRGETDEFVSPTVIGAAPDGPAKSAPGRPANVISDGDAVIVFNFRADRGRQLVRAFIETNFDGFDRGAVPDIRIATMTPYDARFDVPCAFRPPERMRKILGETISLAGRRQLRVAETEKYPHVTYFFNGGDERPFDGEDRILVPSPRDVATYDEKPEMSAPEVAARVADTLRGGEYDFVLVNFANPDMVGHTGSLPAAVAAVETVDRCLGVVMDAVRSAGGGAVVTADHGNAERMVDPATSEPHTAHTTNPVPLILVDDKREYGLLRTGGRLADVAPTVLSMMGISCPESMSGTDLAVPDIPADRAGSNNRANPAGSTERA encoded by the coding sequence ATGAATGCTCCCGTCGCACTGGTCATCCTGGACGGCTGGGGCATCGCCCCCCGCGGCGATGCCAACGCCGTTCTGCTGGCGGAGACGCCGAACTTCGACAGGCTGTGGCAGCAGTATTCCCATACCATGCTGAGCGCATCGGGCGAAGACGTCGGTCTTCCGCCCGGGATCATGGGCAACTCGGAAGTCGGCCACCTCAACCTGGGCGCCGGACGAGTGGTCCGCCAGGAAGTCAGCCGGATTAACGAGTCCATCGACGACGGCTCATTCTTCGAAAACGCCGCACTCGTCGAGGTCCTGGAACGGCTTCGGGGGACGGGAGGCCGGTTGCACCTGCTGGGACTCACGTCGGACGGACTGGTCCACAGCGCCGAGAAGCATTACCTGGCACTGCTCGAAATGGCCCGGCGGCGGGGTCTGACCGGCGATCGCGTCCTGGTTCACGCCATCCTGGACGGCCGCGACACGTCACCCCGGAGCGCGCCGGCCTATCTCGAAACGCTGCAGGAGGCCATCGAGCGACTCGGTGTGAGCCGCATCGCCACCGTGACCGGGCGGTACTACGCCATGGATCGGGACAACCGGTGGGAGCGGGTGCGCAGGGCCTACGAGCTTTTTACCGTAGGAAAGGGGTACCGGGCCGGTACCGTGGCGGAAGCCGTACAGGCGGCTTACGACCGGGGCGAAACGGACGAGTTCGTATCGCCTACCGTGATCGGTGCGGCGCCGGACGGTCCCGCCAAATCAGCACCGGGACGACCCGCCAATGTAATCTCGGACGGCGACGCGGTGATCGTCTTCAATTTCCGGGCCGACCGGGGACGACAGCTCGTCCGGGCCTTCATCGAAACAAATTTCGACGGATTCGATCGCGGGGCCGTGCCGGACATACGCATCGCTACCATGACGCCCTACGATGCGCGTTTCGATGTGCCCTGCGCCTTTCGTCCCCCGGAACGCATGCGTAAAATCCTGGGAGAAACGATCAGCCTGGCCGGCCGGCGGCAACTGCGCGTGGCGGAAACGGAAAAGTACCCACACGTCACCTATTTCTTCAATGGCGGCGATGAGCGGCCCTTCGATGGCGAGGACCGGATCCTGGTCCCTTCTCCGCGGGACGTGGCCACCTACGACGAGAAGCCCGAAATGAGCGCGCCCGAGGTCGCGGCCCGGGTGGCCGATACCCTGCGCGGCGGGGAATACGACTTCGTGCTGGTGAATTTCGCCAATCCGGACATGGTGGGCCACACGGGTTCGCTCCCCGCGGCGGTCGCGGCCGTGGAAACGGTCGACCGGTGCCTGGGTGTGGTGATGGACGCGGTCCGCTCGGCCGGCGGTGGAGCGGTCGTGACGGCGGACCATGGCAACGCGGAGAGGATGGTCGACCCCGCCACCTCCGAACCCCACACCGCGCATACGACGAATCCCGTGCCGCTCATCCTCGTGGACGACAAGCGTGAATACGGACTGTTGCGCACTGGCGGGCGCCTGGCGGACGTGGCGCCGACCGTGCTGTCCATGATGGGCATTTCCTGTCCGGAGTCGATGTCGGGCACGGACCTGGCGGTCCCGGACATTCCGGCCGATCGCGCCGGTTCAAATAACCGGGCCAATCCGGCCGGAAGCACGGAGCGGGCATGA
- a CDS encoding ROK family protein, protein MKRDLVIGVDLGGTNVNSAVVDDGGRISHRAWQSISGSRTAGEVIDRLAACVETTMDSCGRDRVAGVGVGTPGLIPADSGTVVYAPNVPEWVDLPLQSLLRERLELPVAIENDANAAAIGEHWVGGAAGYANIICITLGTGVGGAIIMNNEVWRGSNGAGGEIGHMTVVENGRMCGCGAPGCLEAYASATAIAEQARELLRGGRTSVLTELAGSDPGRIDAAMIAEAADRGDETAREVMHRSATLLGTAVSSLTNLLNPEMIVIGGGVIKAGDLIFGPVRAEVARRAYKWSAGILEIVPARLGDDAGIIGAARHFMLSRTT, encoded by the coding sequence ATGAAGCGCGACCTGGTCATAGGCGTGGACCTGGGCGGAACCAACGTCAACAGCGCCGTCGTGGATGACGGGGGCCGCATATCCCACCGGGCCTGGCAGTCCATATCGGGCAGCCGAACCGCCGGGGAGGTGATCGACCGGTTGGCGGCCTGCGTCGAGACGACCATGGATTCCTGCGGCAGGGACCGCGTGGCGGGCGTGGGCGTGGGAACGCCCGGGTTGATCCCGGCCGATTCAGGTACCGTGGTCTACGCTCCGAACGTGCCGGAATGGGTGGATCTCCCGCTCCAGTCGCTGCTCCGGGAACGCCTGGAGCTTCCGGTGGCGATCGAGAACGACGCCAATGCGGCCGCCATCGGGGAACACTGGGTCGGAGGCGCCGCCGGTTACGCCAACATCATATGCATCACCCTCGGGACGGGCGTCGGCGGCGCGATCATCATGAACAACGAAGTCTGGCGCGGTTCAAACGGCGCGGGCGGCGAGATCGGCCATATGACCGTCGTGGAGAACGGCAGAATGTGCGGCTGCGGCGCGCCGGGGTGTCTGGAAGCCTATGCCTCGGCGACGGCCATCGCCGAACAGGCGCGGGAACTGTTGCGGGGCGGGCGGACGAGCGTATTGACGGAACTGGCCGGCAGCGACCCCGGCCGCATCGATGCCGCGATGATCGCCGAGGCGGCCGACCGGGGCGATGAGACGGCGCGCGAGGTGATGCACCGGTCCGCCACGCTGCTGGGCACGGCCGTCTCCAGTCTCACCAACCTGCTGAATCCTGAAATGATCGTTATAGGCGGGGGCGTCATCAAGGCGGGCGATCTGATCTTCGGCCCCGTCCGCGCGGAGGTGGCGCGGCGCGCCTACAAGTGGTCCGCGGGCATCCTCGAAATCGTGCCTGCCAGACTCGGCGACGACGCCGGCATCATCGGTGCCGCGCGTCACTTCATGTTGAGCCGTACCACGTAG
- a CDS encoding MarR family transcriptional regulator — MNNERRQDISDRYLSSVEEINRIMYSGRLHEWQGMDLSISQFNTLVMLKQMGSMRMGMISYYLKNTLAATTSIVDRLEKKGLVVRTKDPDDRRVVICELTEEGQKATERFWRVAREAALRVAGKWDQEQLESVVKALELILRTHKEIVQSGVSSRANE, encoded by the coding sequence TTGAACAACGAACGCAGACAGGATATCTCGGACCGCTACCTGAGTTCCGTGGAAGAAATCAACCGGATCATGTACAGCGGCCGTTTGCATGAATGGCAGGGGATGGACCTCTCGATTTCCCAGTTCAATACCCTGGTCATGCTGAAGCAGATGGGTTCCATGCGGATGGGGATGATCTCCTACTACCTGAAGAACACGCTGGCCGCCACGACATCGATCGTAGACCGCCTGGAGAAAAAAGGCCTGGTAGTTCGGACCAAGGATCCCGACGACCGAAGAGTGGTCATCTGCGAATTGACGGAAGAGGGACAGAAAGCCACGGAGCGGTTCTGGCGTGTCGCCCGGGAGGCGGCATTGAGGGTTGCCGGAAAGTGGGACCAGGAGCAGTTGGAGTCCGTGGTCAAGGCGCTGGAACTGATCTTGCGGACCCATAAGGAGATCGTTCAGTCCGGCGTTTCGTCCAGGGCCAACGAGTAG
- a CDS encoding MarR family transcriptional regulator, with translation MNGAMGEGVRGELTDRFVCAIQHLSRLMHNERLGELKKLGLNAHQANTLMMLYHHGPTRMGALANYLGSKLPHMSIIVDHLVGKGYLQRSSDPSDRRVVICEFTDDGRKATQRIINHTRIRAKKVAEKWDFKQFESVVESLESLWSTDEERSVCIVSDPNKDRLFNKM, from the coding sequence ATGAACGGTGCAATGGGAGAAGGTGTCAGGGGAGAGTTGACGGACCGGTTTGTCTGTGCGATACAACATCTGAGTCGGTTGATGCACAATGAACGTCTTGGCGAGCTGAAGAAACTCGGATTGAACGCGCACCAGGCAAACACACTGATGATGTTGTACCACCACGGACCCACGCGGATGGGTGCCCTGGCGAATTACCTGGGCAGCAAGCTGCCGCATATGTCCATCATCGTAGATCACCTGGTTGGCAAGGGTTACCTGCAGCGAAGTTCGGATCCGAGCGATCGCAGAGTGGTCATCTGCGAGTTTACCGATGATGGCAGGAAGGCTACGCAGCGGATCATAAACCATACGAGGATTCGCGCGAAAAAGGTAGCCGAAAAATGGGATTTCAAGCAATTCGAGTCCGTGGTCGAGTCGCTGGAATCGTTATGGAGCACCGACGAGGAAAGGTCTGTCTGCATCGTTTCGGATCCAAACAAAGACAGGCTGTTCAACAAGATGTAA
- a CDS encoding type II toxin-antitoxin system VapC family toxin — translation MNMVIDTSAIIASVMRGPERDALAEAASGHVLIAPGFVRWEVCQALSVMIRQKGIDVVEARRGMEILDNIPLRYVDVDMEQVLSIASRMKGVAADAFLLETAVRYNAPLLTLDRSLGRAAESLGIDVVRMGNQGG, via the coding sequence ATGAATATGGTCATCGATACATCGGCGATTATCGCATCGGTCATGCGGGGTCCTGAACGGGATGCCCTTGCCGAAGCGGCTTCGGGTCATGTCCTCATCGCGCCGGGATTCGTACGGTGGGAAGTCTGCCAGGCCTTGTCCGTCATGATTCGGCAGAAAGGTATAGACGTCGTGGAAGCGCGAAGAGGGATGGAGATCCTGGATAATATACCCTTGCGTTACGTGGACGTGGACATGGAGCAGGTTCTTTCGATCGCGTCTCGAATGAAGGGGGTGGCGGCAGACGCGTTTCTGCTGGAGACCGCCGTCAGGTACAACGCGCCGCTGTTGACCCTGGACCGGTCGTTGGGCCGCGCCGCGGAGTCGCTCGGTATTGACGTGGTGCGAATGGGAAATCAGGGGGGCTGA
- a CDS encoding type II toxin-antitoxin system Phd/YefM family antitoxin has translation MDVYTYSEARQHLSSLLDEAESTGKVIIRRKDGRRYAVVPELPPVSPLDMPTVETSITVKEMVKLVRRQRVRGKKRGSE, from the coding sequence ATGGACGTATATACTTATTCCGAAGCGAGGCAGCATCTGTCGAGTTTGCTCGACGAAGCGGAATCGACCGGCAAGGTCATCATTCGCAGGAAAGATGGTCGGCGATACGCCGTCGTCCCCGAACTGCCACCCGTATCACCGCTGGATATGCCGACGGTCGAGACGAGCATCACGGTGAAGGAAATGGTCAAACTCGTGAGACGCCAGCGCGTCAGGGGAAAAAAGAGGGGATCCGAGTGA